TCGAGTTGTCCGAGTTGCCTCGTCCAGCACGCACCTTCGCGTCGCTCGGGTCCCAGATCCGGCCGTGCTTCGGCGCGGCGCCGCACCTCCTTCCAACCGCCGCGTGAATCGGGTGGCCGATATCCACGCGTATGCTTGCACGTCGGCCGGCCCCTGTCAACGGTGAACGCCCACCTGGTGGGCGTTCGTGGCGGATTTCGCACGGGCGTCCTCGATGCAGGACCGGCCCGCACGCGGGCCCGTCAGGAGGTCGGGGGGCCGAGGTCGCCCTCGTCGATCGGCGTGGGCGGGTCCGCGGGACCGGGGGCGGCACCTCCGCCCCCGCGTCCCTCGGTGTGCGGGACCCCGCGCGTGGGGGCGTCGGGGTCGCGGTCGTCCGGATCGGGGGCATCGTGCGCGGCGTCGCCTTGCGCGGCGTCGAAGGCGGGGAGGGCGACGACGAACGCCGCGCCGCGCCCGCCGGGGCGGGGTTCGGCGTGGACGGCGCCGTCCATGCGCTGCACCAGGCGCTGGACGACGGCCAACCCCAGCCCGGTGCCGCCCGTCCGGGTGTGGTAGCGCTCGAAGATCTCCCGCGCCTGAGCGTCCGTGAGGCCCGGCCCGTCGTCCTCGACCCGCAGCACGACGCGCGCTTCCTTCGCGTCGTCGGGGGACGGCGGGGCGTCGGTCCCGGCGGGTGCCGGGGCCTCCGCCCCGACGGCGAGGGTGACGCCGGTCGCGCCGCCCGCGGCGCGTTCTGCGTTGCGGAGGAGGTTGCGGAGCACCTGCCGGAGGCGGGCGGCGTCGGCGACGACGCGGAGGTCCGCTGCGTCGTCGAGGCGGAGCCGCAGCCCGGGGTGGGCGTCCGCCATCTCGCGGGCGAGGGCGGCGGCGTCGACGACCTCCCAGCGGATGCGTTCGCCCAGGTCGCCGCGCGCGAGGGTGAGGAGGTCCTGCGAGACGTGCATCAGGTCGTCGGCCGCGACCTGGGCGGCGTGGAGGCGTTCGACGTCGTCCGCCGCGGCGCCCCCGCCCGCGGCGTCGGCGCGGTCCCAGCGGGCGACGAGTTGGTCGACGTGGGCGCTGACGACGGTGAGGGGCGCGGCGAGCTCGTGCGCGACGTCGGCGAGGCGTTCGCGTTCCGCGTCGCGGCGCGCGCGGACGTCGGCGAGGGCGGCGTTGAGGGCGGTCGCGACCTGGCCGACCTCGTCGTCCGGGCCGGCGTAGCGGGCGAGGTGGGGGTCGGCGGGGTCGAGGTCGCGCGCCTGCCGGGCGAGGTCGGCGAGGGGCGCGAGGCTGCGGCGCAACGCCAGGATGGCGAGGGCGGCGGCGACGGCGAGCGCCGCCGCCCCCACCCCGACCAGGAGGATGCGGAGTTCGGTGCGGGCGGCGTCGGCGCGCTGCAGCGACACCGCCGCGCGGAGCGTGCCCGCGCGCGTGCCCGACGGCAGCTCCCACGGCGTCGACGCCACGAGCCAGCGGCCGTCGAGCCCGGGGAGGGCGTCCACGCGCGTGGGGGCGCCCGCGTCGGGGAGCGCGGTCGCGCCGGAGTCGGGGATGCGGACGGTGCCGTCGCGGGCGACGAACTGGAGGCGGAGGTCGCCCCCGTCGGCGGCGACGAGGTCGCCGCCGATCCGGCCGGACTGCACCACGGCGGCGACGCGCGCGAGTTCGCGCTCGAGGAGCGCCGTCGTCTCGCGGCGTTGTTGGGCGGCGAAGGCCAGGTCGGTGACGACGAGGACGGCGGCGACGGTGGCCGTGAGGACGCCCAGGACCGTGAGGGTCAGCCGCGTCCGGAGGCTCACGGGACGGTGTAGCCCTTGCCGCGCAGCGTCACGATGGCGTTCTCCGCCCCGAGCCCGGCGAGGGTCCGGCGCAAGCGCGAGACGTACACCTGCACGGCGTTGCTGTCGGGGCTCTCGAGGCCGTAGAGGCGGTGCTCGAGCTCCTCGCGGGGGAACACCTTGCCGGGGTGCGCGAGGAGCAGCTGCAGCAGGTCCGCCTCGCGGGTCGGCAGGACCTCGCTGGCGTCCCCGACCGTGACGGTGCCGCTCTCGACGTGGAGCCGGATGACGCCGTGCACGATCTCGTCCCCGCCGTTCCCGCGGTCGCGGACGTGGGCGTGCACGCGGGCGAGGAGTTCGCGGACGTCGAACGGTTTCGTCATGTAGTCGCTGGCGCCGGCGTACAGGCCCTCGACGCGGGCCTCGACCTGCGTGCGGGCGGTCAGCATGAGGATGGCGACGCCGTCCTCGTGGAGGCGGTGCGCCACGTCGAGGCCGTCCATGTCCGGCAGCCCCAGGTCGAGCACGACCAGATCGGGGGGGCGGTCGACGGCGTCGGCCAGCGCGTCGCCGCCCCGGGCGACGGCGTGCACGTCGAAGCCGGCGTCGCGCAGCTCCCGCGCCACCAGGTCACGGAGCGCGGGGTCGTCCTCGACGAGCAGGATGCGGGCGCGCATGGACGTCATGGTACTTCGTGCGCGGGGCGGTCGGCCGGGCGTCCGGCGCGTCGGGGGTCGGTCCGATCCCGGCGCGGGCGGGGCGTCAGCGGTTGGAGCTGGGGGGTGGGGCGTCGGAGCCGTCGTCCTGCGCACCGTCGTCCCCGTCGTCGTCCCCGGCGTTCCCGCCGGGCCGGTTGGCGCCGGCGTCGGGCGCGTCGTCGGCCGGCGCGTCGTCCGCGGGTTCCTCCGCGACGGGCGGAGGGGCCGGGTCGTCGTGCCCCGCGTCGTCGTCCCCGTCGTCGCGCGACGCGGTGGCGGGACGGGCGGGCCGGTTGCTGTCCGGCACGTCCGGCGCGTCGGCTTCGGTGACGTCGGGCGCCGCCCCGGGCTCGGGGTCGGACGGACGCGCGACGAAGCGGTCGGTCGGCACCTCGGTCGCGCCGCCGTCCCACCAGGTGAGGGTAAGGGTGCGGCCTTGGGGCCCCAGGGCGTCCGCGGCGTCGAAGGGGGGTGCGCCGTCCGGCGCGAGCGTGAGGCGTTCGCCGTTCCAACGCGCGTCGTAGGGGCGGCTGGTGCCGTCGGGCGTGACGACGACGACGCGCCAGGTGCCGGGCTCGTCGCTGGACAACTCCAGCGTCACGCCGTCGCCCTCGACGCGCCCGAACCCGATGAGGGTCTCGCTGCGCTCGTCGGTGATCAGGAGTTCCGCGCCGACGGGCGGGTCGAAGCGCTGCGCGACCGCGACCGACGCCAACAGCCCCAGCGCGACC
This genomic interval from Trueperaceae bacterium contains the following:
- a CDS encoding HAMP domain-containing sensor histidine kinase, which produces MSLRTRLTLTVLGVLTATVAAVLVVTDLAFAAQQRRETTALLERELARVAAVVQSGRIGGDLVAADGGDLRLQFVARDGTVRIPDSGATALPDAGAPTRVDALPGLDGRWLVASTPWELPSGTRAGTLRAAVSLQRADAARTELRILLVGVGAAALAVAAALAILALRRSLAPLADLARQARDLDPADPHLARYAGPDDEVGQVATALNAALADVRARRDAERERLADVAHELAAPLTVVSAHVDQLVARWDRADAAGGGAAADDVERLHAAQVAADDLMHVSQDLLTLARGDLGERIRWEVVDAAALAREMADAHPGLRLRLDDAADLRVVADAARLRQVLRNLLRNAERAAGGATGVTLAVGAEAPAPAGTDAPPSPDDAKEARVVLRVEDDGPGLTDAQAREIFERYHTRTGGTGLGLAVVQRLVQRMDGAVHAEPRPGGRGAAFVVALPAFDAAQGDAAHDAPDPDDRDPDAPTRGVPHTEGRGGGGAAPGPADPPTPIDEGDLGPPTS
- a CDS encoding response regulator transcription factor, which gives rise to MRARILLVEDDPALRDLVARELRDAGFDVHAVARGGDALADAVDRPPDLVVLDLGLPDMDGLDVAHRLHEDGVAILMLTARTQVEARVEGLYAGASDYMTKPFDVRELLARVHAHVRDRGNGGDEIVHGVIRLHVESGTVTVGDASEVLPTREADLLQLLLAHPGKVFPREELEHRLYGLESPDSNAVQVYVSRLRRTLAGLGAENAIVTLRGKGYTVP